ACCACTCGGCTGTCTGTGTGTCCTCATCCTCCGTGTTCACCACAATCCCCTCGTCAATGGCGCCCGCACTCAGATCTGTCGCAATGCTGTCGCTGCTGATCTCCATGACGCCGACGCCGCCGCCTTGACGTTTATTACGCTCCctttctcgctctcgctcCCGCTTGCCGCCAGTTGATGTCGATGACGATGATTTCTTTTTACGTTCCGACTTCTCTGACTTGTCACCTTTATcacgcttcttcttctttttcttctgctCTGTTGACTCTACAGCAGTCTGACTCGTTGCAGTCGCCTCGTCTAGGATGCTGCTCTCATCCGTGGGCGTTGGACTATTGCTGCCCACGGAATTAGTCACGGATTCGCTCAGCGGCAGACTGAGCGTACTCCGACTGGCGACAGGTGGCGCCACTTCGGGCTCCACTTCAGGCTCCGCCTCGGGCTGCAGCTCGCCGCGCAGATTGGAGAGCACACCCTTGGAATCGCCGCGATAGAGAGCGGCCAGAATTTCCTGCACGTTGGGCACATTGGGACGCCGTGTGCCCGCAAAGCGTGGATGATGCTGATGGCCGCGTCGCTTCAATGAGGACGGCACAAGGGACGATGAATTGGAATTATTGGTGCTGTGACTGCCAGCACCGCTGGTGCTGGACAGCGCGTCCTCATCGACGCCACTGTTGTTGTGAGACATGTCCAAATCGTAGTCACTCCAGCTCCAAATCTCCGAGTCCTCTGAGTCACTTTCTCTTACCGTCGAGTTCTGGAGTTGTTGATATTTGTCGTATAGTTGCGCTATATACAATTCGGCCTCCTCATCGTAGTAGAGCAGATTATCAAGCACATTCAACTGCTCCTCGATGGAGCCCCAACGGGATGACAGCTCCGATTTAGCGCCGTCAGCGTCGTTGCTGCCACGCTTACTTTGTTGCTTCTTTACCTTCTGCTTTTGATTATCACTCTTTTCGCAAAACAActgtttatttgcatttagtGTGCGTTTATTACGCTgacgctgttgctgctgctgttgctgatgttttgttgtttttgtctgcTGTCCTGCAGCAGCTGCGCTGCCTGCTTTAATGGGAATTGTTGATATTAcaatatatcgatatcgatatgtCTCGAAATAAACATCGCGCAAATCAGCTGATTTGCatatatcgatatcgatagcTAAAAAGTGTGCACAAGCCaaggcaaatattttattaaaaaatatccaaTTACACTTGGCTTGTGCACACAGATGCTTTTCATTGCATACACAATATGAccgttttaattaataatcttGTTTGTTCATTATTATGCTTTTTgtctgcagcagctgctctgCAATCCAAAAAACACCGAAGGTTGCCACCCAGCAAAAATGGTCGATCTGGCAAGTCGAACCATTTTAGGTGAAAAGtccaaaattttaacttggaaaaaatacttttttcctaatttttcttagctttggagctagaattttaaattttttttagagtatTGTCGATTTTCTATActtattttagaattaaatatgtaactcTTCCCGAGGGGTGACGAACTTTAAACCttctttaaaatcaaataattttcaacaaattattaacttattgcaaagaaattgcattttgtaatCTAAATTACCTAAATTTTTCAGTTGCTTATCGTTGCCACCGCTTGTCAATAGATGGCGGTGTGCGCGTTTTATTTGGTGCGCAAGCGTTTGTCTTCTTGCCGCGTTGCCAACGAACTTTTTGAATAGTGGCGTTTGCGTTGCCGGCTTTGATAAAGccgttaatgttgttgttgctgttgttgttgctgttgttgttgttacagctGGTTTTGTTGTTACAGCCGCTTTTAAATGTTGATTATgcgtttttgttgcatttttcgCACTGTTTGAtactattttgttgttgttgttgggcttgGGTTGCTTTTGCTTAGGCttagttattgttgctgttgcttgatTTTTGCTGTAACTCACTTTTTGCCACTCATATGCATTATTAACTTTTGCAGTTCCTATTGTTAATGTTTTTTCgtacatattaattataagctttggctattgttgctgttgttgttgttgtttgtgatCTGATGCGTGTTCAAAAAACAGCTGTGATCATAGTACCGTTAGTTTGagtcttttctatttttactgatgatttaatacaatttttctcccttctttctttttttttcaaatttcagtCGCGCGTTGAAATTAgctaaagaaaattttgtatttggcCAACTTCCGCtacacgttgttgttgttgttgggtatgcgttgttgttgattttgttgtagCGGCTTTTTgcgtttgattttatttatgtaattgaaaaacactaagattttatttaaattgaattaaataaaactagtgTTTCTCAACAAATGTTGATTAATAAAAGtagtgatttaattttttataattttaatttatatttaattaattaatttatttattttttaattattatgcgGCTTGCGGCGGCGGCTGCTTGCTGGTTTTTCGGCCCCTCCGGCAGTTGCTTGCTGCTTGCTCTGGCGTTGTACTTGAAAGTGGTGTGTGTGCCATGCCATAATTTCTGTGGCCATGCGCTCACGCTCAACAGCTCACCAGGGCgaacgctctctctctctctctttctcttcgatctaatgttattgttgttgctgttgggggAGCGCCAGCGCCCCCTACCGTGTGGCACATGTGTGCGAGTGAGTCAGCATTATGCACACATTTGTATATGTACAAGTGTGTATGTAATTGTGTTGCACTGTGATCGTCAAGCAGGGGAAAGGAGTGAGAGAGACTCTCTCAGTCAGCCCACAGCCCCCATCCCCAACGCCCACTCACACTCAAGCATTAGTTTGCTCTCAATTTGGCGCTCTTCGAATATTTCctgttaatttcattttcgttAGATTTAATTGCCTTgctctctcttcttctttatcATATTTTCGCATATTACTCAGCGAAGAGTTGTGTGTATCTCAATATCATCGTCATTATCTATTCAAGTGTTTTGGGTAGGGCCAACATAAGTTGcctgataataataatatacgatgataatttgtcaaaatattttgtatatttatgttgtctgataagtatttatttacttatacaGATAATACGCTGGTTACCTGTACAcactaaacattttttgaaacgCTGCCAATTGGCAACGCCATTTTGGATgccaacaatataaaaaaaataatgtccttgaaatacttttaagtCTTGTAGAACGACAGAACGTACCAATCAAAAgtcaaagcaaatgaaatgaaaaaaattttatttaattcgagaaaagttaagaaaaattgTCTGAATACTGCGCGCTATTTCAATTTTCCTAGtacacaaaaccaaaaaaaaaacaagaacaattttctgagcaaatattttggcaaagccaaaagcagagcaaagcaagaaaaaaaactcacATTTGGCTTTGCTTTTTCGTTATttgatacacacatacacgcacatgCAGCAATCGCAGTGCGTCTCTCTCACACCTAGAGAAAGCTATTTTCAAGTGCTGCACACacgcatttaaaaatagcGCTCATCAAAGGCGTTGCCAACAGCAAAATATTTGGTTGCTACTTGatgatattttttgaatttgaatttccatttaaaatttaaaattttccaatttttttttgtggaatttaAAAGCACAAACATACAACAGGCATTTCCCTAaacattttccaaattttctgAAGGTGCCAACAAATTAGCATCATCTCGTAAAATACGCGTAAAGTTTGTGATGGTGACCAGATGGCAcagattttcaatttactgCAGTTTGGCTGTCACCAAACcgtttatacatatatataaagtcgTAAAAATCTAATTCTAATATGGATTTCAAGTGTATTTCttgcttttatttgctttctTTGAGGTAAACTTATACTTTACAATAGAATAATGTGGGTTGAAAGCATAgacataataatatataacataaatattcttaaaaatattctacagaaaatgttcaaatttctttttcaaattttttttaatgatctCACTTTTTAACctcattatatttatagatttccCTTCATGCAGTAGTTTGGGcagacttaaaaaaatgtatattgaatcaataaataattcttttaaGGTCGGTTTGAAATTAACCAAGTAAATAAGTGATTTGGGACAAATTGTGGGAACCAATATAGCTATTGTGCAGAAATTTGCCAGATATACTAACTACGGCGTTAGAAGGAAATATTTGAGGTATAAAACCAggaaataaatcttttaacattatttttttaagcgtTTAAGTTCAATAGActcaatttataaaagttattgGAGAAACTAAAAAGTCTTGGCTATAAAAATTCTATCTTAACACTAATCTAATTCGTGTAGATTGAAGAATTAGCTTGTACTCACGTTCTGCAGAGCTTTGTTCTTCTCCTCCAGCTTGCCAGTGACAAGGGTGAGGGCTTCCTGGGTCTGATCCAATTCGTTTTCAACGGTCTGGATCTTCTTTTGCAGCTGACGAGCCTCCTCCTCGGCCTACAGGTGAGGCGGGTGAACAAAAATAGAGAATTACGTGTAAGTAAATGCATGTGTTAACAAGTTAACGGCCGTCAATTATGCTTTTTGTAATAACAAATGGTTTTTCTTTTAGACTTGTTTCTCGGTTCGTTTAGTGCGTGGTGCGTGTGTGGTAGGTGagatacatactatatatggggcagtgcaacatgttgcatggTTGAGTGCTTACCTTCTCGGCGCGGGTGTTGGCATCGCGTGCCTCCTGTTCGCAGACGAGAGCACGTTCCAAAGCTCCGTCCTTGTCGACTTTCATCGCTTGCATCTTCTTCTTGATGGCATCCATGGTGgctggttttttgttttactgcTACTCGAAAGAAactgaaaatcaaaatcaaattggtaattgaaattattacaaCTGTTGCAATGGCCActcaataaaagtaataataaattctGTAATAATCATCGCTACAGAAGAAAGAAAGTgcaattttacattttgtatttctttcgTTTCTCACATTTacattaaagtaaatatattaaaggtaacaatttttaataattactcATACAAATTGTATTTCGCGAAGgatatgatttaaatttatacagaAAAAACACTGATTGTTTCTCTTGGGCAACTTTATGATATAttagaccaaatttggttagtatatacttataattaaGCTCCGACTGAGCTTTTATATAACAACTATAAGATTTGTAGGatttttaaactcaatttaaaatgacGACAATCATTGCAAATCTCGTATATtttaccaatttcaatttaacaacGTTTGACACAATTTTTGGTAACTCTCTACTTAGAAATGCTCACAGCTTCGGTATGTCGGATGTGAGCTGCATAAATAAGTATTAACTTCATATAGCACATCTGAACAGTTCTCAATCGCATTCTCATTCTTGTTTTGCGTACAAACAAATCGTTGAAAAACGTGAGCTACGCCTCACTGACTATTGCGTTAAATGATTTACTGAGAGATGATTGACCagagaacagcaacagcaaccggCGCAATAAAAGACGCCAACAAACGccagttaaatattaaaatccgTCTGATGAGCTGAAACAATGGTAGAGTGTCTGAGCATGAACCCAATAAATACTGACTGCACATTTAAGGAACAACAATAAATGGTgtacaacttttaaaaatgcattaagaCAGTTGAAGAAATCACTAAagtatcaaataattttaaacaatggATCAAATCTGAGAATCAATATGTtattgattcaaaaaaatatatatatattgttcctttgagtataataaaatgttattgaaTTGGATGCTCAAGTAAATTAAATGGTTGACTTAAGATAGGactaaaatgaaatcaaagatAAATAGCTGGAACTCAAGAAAGGAATAGATATGGAACTTGCActggtacggttgtggtaaagttgtcaaagagttgtccaacttccaattgtcataacttgatcaaaactgaatagattttcaaacggaatatcattttgatcatgatttggcctctacattttttctgtattcaatttttgttcatttagaaaacttaattattttcgaccaagattcgatttcgatgctaattgtcccccctttgaaatttagaaaaatcaaaattttaaatctcaagctttcacttttaatcatctccttatatcgtaatttgtataaaacaacactttaaacttgattctgagacctttcatttttttgttacaaatcatgtgaaattgaacaataatttggacttgtaaagtgactaaatccgcagtctgtccaacttcaaactgtcataacttgatcaaaactgaaccgattttcaagtggaatgttattttggtcatgatttggcctcttaatacgttctgcattcaaatattttcaaattcgttcaaaaacatttttttttactctagGTCTGTTTATTAAAAGAcgatatcttaaaatttaaatatgttttaaaattgattttttgtaaGTTTACGTAGCGGTACTgttaccgaaaccgaaagaaaaaaaaatgaaatagaaccttttaccgaaatagttatttcgagatgtaccggaaccgaaaccgtaacctatatttgtttaggtttgattccctgatatttatttatttaacgcaAGAAATTCTTGTTTAGCTGAATTTATGCTTAAACCTTTTCTCTGCGCCCTCTGACTCTACAGAGAATTAAGAATGATTGTCAAGTTGAAAAGGCAGAGAATGCATTTATTGCAAGGCTGACTCACTGTGAGAGAATTGTGGACTCAGCTGGTCGCCAGAGAAATGCGAACAGGCTTTGGGCAAGCcctaataatataatacttgACCAACATGTGAATTTGTCATGCCTGAAATACCAAACTAATTGAGTCAGTTTCGTTTCTGTGCTAAGATCACACTTTTCGATAATAATCGAACCTCTTATTATTCGAGTATGttctcatatatgtatatatgttaaatattttacttctTACATAtgggtttatttttaacactttTGTTTACATTCCAGCTCCTGAGGTAGGTTCCAGGCTTTTAGGTGAATAAACAAAGATTGacaaaaattggaatttttaaataaaattgcaatcgAGGCACAATTTTTATACAGGTTGACGGACACTCCAGTCGGACAGACGGCGATTCAGAAGGTTTGAGTTTTGAGATTGGGGGTAAATTGGCATTAAatgttgtatgtatatgtCGAGGTGACACAATgaattatgtttgtttattcAGCAGAAAATCACAtggaattttatatttttggcgtCTTGAATAATGGCAATgacatacatattttgtaaatgtataaaatggGACAAAAcacaatattaatatactaTAACTTAAGTATTACTAACAAGGTATTTAAAGCTTGTATTGCGATATAAAAGTGGGTTCCAAATGCGGCTTAGAATAACAGGGTAATTTGAGTCTTGTGTGACTTAAAGGGTGTAAAAGTggtttagtttaatttttatttagagcTCTACAATTAGATACTTAACCGTTTCAACTGGGATATATTATAGATTCTTAAGATAAGTTCTCAGGTGGCAATATGAATGGAATTTTATACGCTTCTTAATAGAAACACAAAAGAAACAACTTTTAAgtcaattatatatattgtaaaattgtacaaaaataattaattgtagGCCAACCTCTTCTCTAGCACCAATTCGGCTGTCTTTAACGCCTTGATATTCAACCTGATTCTAGcacaaaattttccaaattatccatgacagaaaaaaacaacatttttttgttatacatAAAACGATCTTGCTCAGCTATTTTTAACActtagatatatgtatatatatatggccGATATTTGTGGGTCTCACACATAAATGTATAAGTGTGTATACGTGAGAACGTTTCAACATTCCTGCAACGTTGAAAAGCTTTCGCAAAGCTTTCTCTCTGtgaaatgctaaaaataaccTAAAGTGGCATCTGTTGAATATTTCCTAATATCTGCCCAAATGGATATTACTTAATAcaaagctttttgaaaaatccgAAAGCATTTCGCCTACGTTCTGCCACAGAAAGTTTTGAACGTTGTGGGCTGTGGTACAGTATCGAATTTCATAGATACAAATTTGCAATGCCCTAATAACTACAAAAACCAAGGATAGAAAGGGATATCGAAAAGAACagagaaacaaacaaattaaagtaataaatctcttaaaaaaaattttcgaaTATCGTCAATCTATTGCTTAAAGAAATATCTCTTGGTATCTGTCCCACATATTGTCctttcttaatattttctacATAGACTAACAGACTCATAAAGTTTATCAACacaaagaatatttatttatatgaaatgcaatcgattttattgaaattctaGAAGTCATGTTGTGGTTAAGTTTTCAAAGACATTGAGTTTTTGCTTCACTTTAGTCATAATTatttgttcatattttaatcTTGTTGCCAAAGTTGCTTAACCTCAATTTGGGGTTTTGAACCGAGTCGATCTAAATGtttgaaatacttttcaaaaaaAGATTGCGGTTTGTTGTCTGAACTCTGAACACTGcactatttttaattgaaatatttgttatttaaaattaaaataacttatttttatatacttttttgggTTCTGTTGattatgtaatatatttttcgaaTGTcctttttaatgttaaatgtaaaaaacttATAGcacttttttataatatttaattagttaagtttatttgaaaatattgtaagagtttaattttgtttttttttccttttactTACAAAACTTTTATTCGGAGTTATCCGCGACTTGAACGGATTGTGATGTTcaactgaaaatatttattcaatatacTGACGTTCGATGCCCGCTGTTTTTCGATTTCAAGCTCTTTGCATTTGTGTGCGTGCTTGATTGTctgtgtgtaagtgtgagaGCGCGCCAAAGTATCTGTCAGATACTTTTGGGCAACGCAAAGCCGAAGCGCCGTCGCGTCGTCGCTTCGCTCAGCAGCTGCCGCCATGCGTTTTGCATGCTCAACACAAAAATCTCGCTGGCCgctcaaatttttattttggaactGCATTTGATGGCTCTCAATTTACGAACGCTTTTCTGCATAAGTACGagaagaaacagaaaaagaacagaacagaacagggTAAAACAACACAACTACAGCACAAATGgccatctctctctttctctctctccctttttGAGCAACTTTTAGTGTTGCTTTCACctgtttcttttgtttgcatttgtatgcGTGAGTatctctgtttgtgtgtgtgtttaaggcgctaaaaatttcaatatagatttttttaaaatttcccagttttttttttaaaaaaagcttcATCTGCCAGTATTTTTGCTTGAAAGTTTTAGCTTGTTAATGTGTGCGtacctttatttttatttattttcatattgttttgctcttttgatattttgcatctatttttaaaattcagttaTTGATatgccaaaaaacaaaatcttgttttacaaaattttacctATCTGTATAAATGTgtacaatttttcttttttaatagacTTTTCAACGTCACTTTTGGCATGGAACAAATGTACTTAAATTTTAGCAACAAGTGCAAATGTTAATTAACTGAAAACCAATCATGACTCACAAGCCATTGCACTACGTGAAAAACCCTAATAATTCATATGCAGTTTCCgattaaaagttttcttatATAGATAccatttaatgcaatttaacacgctctttattttaataaatgtaaaaagcTGTGATATGCAAGCCAATatatgtttcaaaattaagcTGGATTCTATCTAGATAAATAGATTATATTACTTTCctatgtttttttaaacttaaacttaagCTTAATATAAATGTAACCGCGACGTACAAGCCTTAAGTCATAGAACtctttctcaatttttaattttatatatatatatattatatatgtttctGCCAAAAATTAGGTTGGGTTTGTGTTAAATTtctgtaattatttaattcatacagtcgaaaattacttaatttagttattcgaaaagcacaaaaatttaaaagatttgagttatcaataatattttaactttcttCAGTCGATCggatgttaaatatatttcaaagtaTTCAAAAGAAACGTAGTATATTAATAGaaagcattttaatatttatctgCTCGCTGGCgtctagtttttcttttggaaATTGCTATTTAGCAATGAGGGCACATACATGTTTAggcatttataattaaatctgAGCAACACCCACATAGTGACGCAATTGTTTTCATTCAAAAGATTTTGCCAATAGGCAAACACGAAGC
The genomic region above belongs to Drosophila innubila isolate TH190305 chromosome 3R unlocalized genomic scaffold, UK_Dinn_1.0 2_E_3R, whole genome shotgun sequence and contains:
- the LOC117790808 gene encoding E3 ubiquitin-protein ligase BRE1A isoform X8, giving the protein MYEKTLTIGTAKVNNAYEWQKVSYSKNQATATITKPKQKQPKPNNNNKIVSNSAKNATKTHNQHLKAAVTTKPAVTTTTATTTATTTLTALSKPATQTPLFKKFVGNAARRQTLAHQIKRAHRHLLTSGGNDKQLKNLAGSAAAAGQQTKTTKHQQQQQQQRQRNKRTLNANKQLFCEKSDNQKQKVKKQQSKRGSNDADGAKSELSSRWGSIEEQLNVLDNLLYYDEEAELYIAQLYDKYQQLQNSTVRESDSEDSEIWSWSDYDLDMSHNNSGVDEDALSSTSGAGSHSTNNSNSSSLVPSSLKRRGHQHHPRFAGTRRPNVPNVQEILAALYRGDSKGVLSNLRGELQPEAEPEVEPEVAPPVASRSTLSLPLSESVTNSVGSNSPTPTDESSILDEATATSQTAVESTEQKKKKKKRDKGDKSEKSERKKKSSSSTSTGGKRERERERERNKRQGGGVGVMEISSDSIATDLSAGAIDEGIVVNTEDEDTQTAEWSKLRCTSEAAEIVAEREARRNKGRCADYPGLAFGRSIFSSDTMMKFNIIRNELHNIMNTQLKRAESEVAALNRRIQLLEEDLERSEERLGSATAKLSEASQAADESERARKILENRALADEERMDALENQLKEARFLAEEADKKYDEVARKLAMVEADLERAEERAEQGENKIVELEEELRVVGNNLKSLEVSEEKATQKEETFETQIKVLDHSLKEAEARAEFAERSVQKLQKEVDRLEDDLVLEKERYKDIGDDLDTAFVELILKE
- the LOC117790808 gene encoding E3 ubiquitin-protein ligase BRE1A isoform X9 — protein: MYEKTLTIGTAKVNNAYEWQKVSYSKNQATATITKPKQKQPKPNNNNKIVSNSAKNATKTHNQHLKAAVTTKPAVTTTTATTTATTTLTALSKPATQTPLFKKFVGNAARRQTLAHQIKRAHRHLLTSGGNDKQLKNLAGSAAAAGQQTKTTKHQQQQQQQRQRNKRTLNANKQLFCEKSDNQKQKVKKQQSKRGSNDADGAKSELSSRWGSIEEQLNVLDNLLYYDEEAELYIAQLYDKYQQLQNSTVRESDSEDSEIWSWSDYDLDMSHNNSGVDEDALSSTSGAGSHSTNNSNSSSLVPSSLKRRGHQHHPRFAGTRRPNVPNVQEILAALYRGDSKGVLSNLRGELQPEAEPEVEPEVAPPVASRSTLSLPLSESVTNSVGSNSPTPTDESSILDEATATSQTAVESTEQKKKKKKRDKGDKSEKSERKKKSSSSTSTGGKRERERERERNKRQGGGVGVMEISSDSIATDLSAGAIDEGIVVNTEDEDTQTAEWSKLRCTSEAAEIVAEREARRNKGRCADYPGLAFGRSIFSSDTMMKFNIIRNELHNIMNTQLKRAESEVAALNRRIQLLEEDLERSEERLGSATAKLSEASQAADESERIRKALENRTNMEDDKVALLENQLAQAKLIAEEADKKYEEVARKLVLMEQDLERSEEKVELSESKIVELEEELRVVGNNLKSLEVSEEKANQREEEYKNQIKTLNTRLKEAEARAEFAERSVQKLQKEVDRLEDDLVLEKERYKDIGDDLDTAFVELILKE
- the LOC117790808 gene encoding myosin-11 isoform X7, which codes for MYEKTLTIGTAKVNNAYEWQKVSYSKNQATATITKPKQKQPKPNNNNKIVSNSAKNATKTHNQHLKAAVTTKPAVTTTTATTTATTTLTALSKPATQTPLFKKFVGNAARRQTLAHQIKRAHRHLLTSGGNDKQLKNLAGSAAAAGQQTKTTKHQQQQQQQRQRNKRTLNANKQLFCEKSDNQKQKVKKQQSKRGSNDADGAKSELSSRWGSIEEQLNVLDNLLYYDEEAELYIAQLYDKYQQLQNSTVRESDSEDSEIWSWSDYDLDMSHNNSGVDEDALSSTSGAGSHSTNNSNSSSLVPSSLKRRGHQHHPRFAGTRRPNVPNVQEILAALYRGDSKGVLSNLRGELQPEAEPEVEPEVAPPVASRSTLSLPLSESVTNSVGSNSPTPTDESSILDEATATSQTAVESTEQKKKKKKRDKGDKSEKSERKKKSSSSTSTGGKRERERERERNKRQGGGVGVMEISSDSIATDLSAGAIDEGIVVNTEDEDTQTAEWSKLRCTSEAAEIVAEREARRNKGRCADYPGLAFGRSIFSSDTMMKFNIIRNELHNIMNTQLKRAESEVAALNRRIQLLEEDLERSEERLGSATAKLSEASQAADESERARKILENRALADEERMDALENQLKEARFLAEEADKKYDEVARKLAMVEADLERAEERAEQGENKIVELEEELRVVGNNLKSLEVSEEKANQREEEYKNQIKTLNTRLKEAEARAEFAERSVQKLQKEVDRLEDDLVLEKERYKDIGDDLDTAFVELILKE
- the LOC117790808 gene encoding actin cytoskeleton-regulatory complex protein pan1 isoform X4 is translated as MYEKTLTIGTAKVNNAYEWQKVSYSKNQATATITKPKQKQPKPNNNNKIVSNSAKNATKTHNQHLKAAVTTKPAVTTTTATTTATTTLTALSKPATQTPLFKKFVGNAARRQTLAHQIKRAHRHLLTSGGNDKQLKNLAGSAAAAGQQTKTTKHQQQQQQQRQRNKRTLNANKQLFCEKSDNQKQKVKKQQSKRGSNDADGAKSELSSRWGSIEEQLNVLDNLLYYDEEAELYIAQLYDKYQQLQNSTVRESDSEDSEIWSWSDYDLDMSHNNSGVDEDALSSTSGAGSHSTNNSNSSSLVPSSLKRRGHQHHPRFAGTRRPNVPNVQEILAALYRGDSKGVLSNLRGELQPEAEPEVEPEVAPPVASRSTLSLPLSESVTNSVGSNSPTPTDESSILDEATATSQTAVESTEQKKKKKKRDKGDKSEKSERKKKSSSSTSTGGKRERERERERNKRQGGGVGVMEISSDSIATDLSAGAIDEGIVVNTEDEDTQTAEWSKLRCTSEAAEIVAEREARRNKGRCADYPGLAFGRSIFSSDTMMKFNIIRNELHNIMNTQLKRAESEVAALNRRIQLLEEDLERSEERLGSATAKLSEASQAADESERIRKALENRTNMEDDKVALLENQLAQAKLIAEEADKKYEEVARKLVLMEQDLERSEEKVELSESKIVELEEELRVVGNNLKSLEVSEEKATQKEETFETQIKVLDHSLKEAEARAEFAERSVQKLQKEVDRLEDDLIVEKERFCLISDSLDEAFIDLIKGLEPFWTVRNPKPPTPKLPTPTPEELAAMEEARAAAEAAAAAAAAAEGAVEGAEGTVVISEDGVPVVVPKEPTPPPKEPTPPPPPPPPFEYSIDLPPEGAEVPFVKNYEPPPPGSEPEPVPAAEGEAAAPAADGAAPPADGAAPAADGAAPPAEGAAPPAEGAAPAAEGAAPAAEGAAPPAEAAAPAAEAAAPAAEAAAPAAEAAAAPAEAEAPPA
- the LOC117790808 gene encoding uncharacterized protein LOC117790808 isoform X11 encodes the protein MYEKTLTIGTAKVNNAYEWQKVSYSKNQATATITKPKQKQPKPNNNNKIVSNSAKNATKTHNQHLKAAVTTKPAVTTTTATTTATTTLTALSKPATQTPLFKKFVGNAARRQTLAHQIKRAHRHLLTSGGNDKQLKNLAGSAAAAGQQTKTTKHQQQQQQQRQRNKRTLNANKQLFCEKSDNQKQKVKKQQSKRGSNDADGAKSELSSRWGSIEEQLNVLDNLLYYDEEAELYIAQLYDKYQQLQNSTVRESDSEDSEIWSWSDYDLDMSHNNSGVDEDALSSTSGAGSHSTNNSNSSSLVPSSLKRRGHQHHPRFAGTRRPNVPNVQEILAALYRGDSKGVLSNLRGELQPEAEPEVEPEVAPPVASRSTLSLPLSESVTNSVGSNSPTPTDESSILDEATATSQTAVESTEQKKKKKKRDKGDKSEKSERKKKSSSSTSTGGKRERERERERNKRQGGGVGVMEISSDSIATDLSAGAIDEGIVVNTEDEDTQTAEWSKLRCTSEAAEIVAEREARRNKGRCADYPGLAFGRSIFSSDTMMKFNIIRNELHNIMNTQLKRAESEVAALNRRIQLLEEDLERSEERLGSATAKLSEASQAADESERARKILENRALADEERMDALENQLKEARFLAEEADKKYDEVARKLAMVEADLERAEERAEQGENKIVELEEELRVVGNNLKSLEVSEEKATQKEETFETQIKVLDHSLKEAEARAEFAERSVQKLQKEVDRLEDDLLNERAKNKLLSEEMEATLHDLQNM